Proteins encoded by one window of Hyphomicrobium nitrativorans NL23:
- the modC gene encoding molybdenum ABC transporter ATP-binding protein, whose translation MIEVSCGLVRPRFVLDASFKAPNGCVALFGPSGSGKTTIVRLLAGLERPERGRIVVGGRTLVDTEARIDVPIHKRRVGLVFQDGQLLPHLSVQQNLDYGRSFAPRDAGIAPFDAVVDLLGIGHLLKARPATLSGGERQRVSIGRALLAAPRLLVMDEPLASLDTARKLEILPFVERLRDELALPIVYVSHAVEEVARLATTVVRLSEGRVVAEGSPGDVIGASVRDAGDASFPTLSFVSAKVVRERPEFSVVILSHPAGEIVLPGSTLRQGDLVRVAIAATNVALAVEEPRGISVRTRLRGRILRVEEGPGPSVHVVVELTGGDRIVASLTRLAVADLDIAEGRDVFALVKAVTIDENAVATFRRDRNAG comes from the coding sequence ATGATCGAGGTGTCGTGCGGGCTGGTCCGTCCCCGCTTCGTTCTGGACGCCAGTTTTAAAGCGCCGAACGGATGTGTCGCGCTGTTCGGCCCGTCAGGGTCGGGAAAAACGACCATCGTGCGCTTGCTGGCGGGGCTCGAACGTCCCGAGCGCGGTCGCATCGTCGTAGGTGGCCGCACGCTTGTCGACACTGAAGCCCGCATAGATGTCCCGATCCATAAGCGCCGCGTCGGCCTCGTCTTCCAGGATGGCCAACTCCTCCCGCACCTGTCCGTACAGCAGAACCTCGACTACGGACGCAGCTTCGCCCCGCGCGATGCCGGAATCGCGCCGTTCGATGCCGTCGTGGATCTGCTCGGAATCGGCCACCTTCTGAAAGCACGGCCCGCCACGCTCTCGGGCGGCGAACGGCAGAGGGTTTCGATCGGCCGCGCGTTGCTTGCCGCGCCGCGCCTCTTGGTGATGGATGAGCCGCTGGCCTCTCTCGACACCGCCCGCAAGCTGGAGATCCTGCCCTTCGTCGAACGGCTGCGCGATGAACTGGCCCTCCCGATCGTCTACGTCTCCCACGCTGTGGAGGAGGTCGCTCGGCTCGCCACCACGGTTGTGCGCCTGTCGGAAGGCCGCGTTGTCGCGGAAGGCTCTCCAGGCGATGTCATCGGCGCTTCGGTGCGCGACGCGGGTGATGCTTCGTTCCCGACGTTGTCTTTCGTTTCCGCCAAGGTCGTGCGTGAAAGGCCGGAGTTTTCGGTGGTCATTCTGTCCCATCCCGCGGGCGAGATCGTTCTTCCCGGAAGCACGCTCCGACAGGGAGACCTCGTGCGCGTGGCGATAGCCGCGACAAACGTCGCGCTTGCCGTCGAAGAGCCGCGCGGCATCAGCGTGCGGACACGTCTGCGCGGACGCATCCTGCGGGTCGAGGAAGGTCCCGGCCCATCCGTCCACGTTGTCGTCGAGCTTACCGGCGGCGACCGCATCGTGGCGTCGCTCACCCGCCTCGCCGTTGCCGATCTCGATATCGCGGAAGGGCGGGACGTCTTCGCTCTCGTCAAAGCCGTGACAATCGATGAAAACGCCGTTGCCACGTTCAGGCGTGACCGCAACGCCGGGTGA
- the modB gene encoding molybdate ABC transporter permease subunit — protein sequence MWSLTPEELVAIKLSLRVASVATLASLPFGILVAYVLSRGRFRGKMLLDGLVYMPLVLPPVVTGYVLLILFGRRGPLGAFLEETFGIVLSFRWTGAALAAAVMSFPLMVRAIRLAMDAIDRRSEEAAATLGASPAWVFFTVTLPLALPGIVAGAMLGFAKALGEFGATITFVSNIPGETQTIPAAIYTYTQTPGGDEGAFRLSVIAVVIAFGALIASELLSRRTTRRRAGLL from the coding sequence ATGTGGTCCCTCACCCCCGAAGAACTGGTTGCGATTAAGCTGTCGCTGCGCGTCGCGAGCGTCGCCACGCTCGCGAGTCTGCCGTTTGGCATCCTTGTCGCCTACGTCCTCTCGCGTGGGCGCTTTCGCGGCAAGATGCTCCTCGATGGCCTCGTCTACATGCCGCTCGTTCTGCCGCCGGTCGTCACGGGCTATGTCCTGCTCATTCTTTTCGGGCGGCGCGGTCCGCTCGGCGCGTTCCTCGAAGAGACGTTCGGCATCGTGTTGTCGTTCCGCTGGACGGGCGCTGCGTTGGCGGCCGCCGTCATGAGCTTTCCGCTCATGGTGCGCGCCATTCGCCTCGCGATGGACGCAATCGACCGCAGAAGCGAGGAAGCAGCGGCGACGCTCGGCGCTTCGCCTGCGTGGGTATTCTTCACCGTGACGCTCCCGCTGGCGCTGCCGGGCATCGTCGCTGGCGCGATGTTGGGGTTCGCCAAGGCGCTCGGCGAGTTCGGAGCCACCATCACCTTCGTTTCCAACATTCCCGGAGAAACGCAGACCATCCCGGCGGCTATCTACACCTATACGCAGACGCCTGGCGGTGACGAGGGTGCTTTCCGTCTTTCCGTGATCGCAGTCGTGATTGCGTTCGGCGCGCTCATCGCGTCCGAGCTTTTGAGCCGGCGTACGACGCGGCGACGGGCAGGCCTCCTATGA
- a CDS encoding polysaccharide biosynthesis protein, with the protein MAFRDKIEDFQPRLRAWLLNKSRYHKRAALVLIDLTLLYLALWISFSLRFGVFYWPSQPALLALVIACPLICLATLWWFDVYKVVTRFIGYRGATRVAMAIGLGILFWALAIFLSGQAGIPRTVIFVFGVLAAIFLTLVRFAAKLLLETADIRPPRWRVSAPKSPTIIYGAGQLGIRLLADVRRAGDRDIVGFVDPSPSLWRQYINGVKVHAPQMLERLVERQDVSEVLVALPGSQRRERREVLRELEKLHVSVKILPAYEDIASGNVGVSDLRDVDVSDLLGRDSVKASQALLARSIRGKSVLITGAGGSIGSEIVRQVAAQSPKLVVLFDVSEPALYRIASELEKLVENLPHAARPQITTVLGSVLDQKLMADVVTGNAIQTIYHAAAYKHVPIVETNPIVGLDNNVFGTRIVAETARKHGVERFVLISTDKAVRPANIMGASKRLAELVLQAEALEEGQTVFTVVRFGNVLDSSGSVVPLFREQIRTGGPLTVTHPEVTRYFMSIPEAAELVIQAGAMAGGGEVFVLQMGSPVRIDELARLMVRLSNLEVRDEKNPGGDIEIRYIGLRAGEKLYEELLIDAHSQSTDHPLIFKADEPVLSVEVLGRALAQLKQAMADRDIAAIRGVLTRTVEGYRAEPEKSAHVELGTQPQGAGWTDPARTLH; encoded by the coding sequence TTGGCGTTCAGGGACAAAATCGAGGATTTCCAGCCGCGGCTGAGAGCGTGGCTGTTGAACAAGTCGCGCTACCATAAGCGCGCAGCTCTCGTGCTGATCGACTTGACGCTGCTCTATCTCGCGTTGTGGATCTCGTTCTCGCTGCGCTTCGGTGTGTTCTACTGGCCGTCGCAGCCTGCTCTGCTGGCGCTGGTCATTGCCTGCCCGCTGATCTGCCTCGCCACGCTATGGTGGTTCGATGTCTACAAGGTGGTCACCCGCTTCATAGGATATCGCGGGGCGACACGCGTCGCCATGGCCATCGGCCTGGGCATTCTTTTCTGGGCGCTCGCCATCTTCTTGTCGGGACAAGCCGGCATCCCGCGCACTGTCATCTTCGTCTTTGGCGTTCTTGCCGCGATCTTTCTGACTCTCGTGCGCTTTGCCGCCAAGCTGCTGCTTGAGACCGCCGACATTCGCCCGCCCCGCTGGCGCGTTTCCGCGCCGAAGTCTCCGACGATCATCTACGGAGCGGGACAACTGGGCATTCGCCTTCTGGCTGACGTACGCAGGGCGGGGGATCGCGATATCGTTGGGTTCGTCGATCCGTCGCCGAGTTTATGGCGCCAGTACATCAATGGCGTGAAGGTTCACGCGCCCCAAATGCTCGAACGTCTTGTCGAGCGCCAGGATGTTTCCGAAGTTCTTGTCGCGCTGCCGGGATCGCAACGTCGCGAGCGTCGCGAAGTGCTGAGAGAACTTGAGAAGCTGCACGTCAGCGTCAAGATATTGCCCGCCTACGAAGACATCGCCTCCGGCAATGTAGGCGTGAGCGATCTTCGCGACGTGGATGTGAGCGACCTGTTGGGTCGCGATTCCGTCAAGGCGAGCCAAGCCCTTCTCGCGCGCAGCATTCGCGGTAAGTCCGTCCTCATCACCGGCGCGGGAGGCTCCATCGGCTCCGAGATCGTGAGACAGGTGGCGGCGCAGTCGCCAAAGCTCGTCGTTCTTTTCGACGTGTCGGAGCCCGCCCTTTATCGAATTGCATCTGAACTGGAAAAGCTCGTCGAAAATCTTCCGCACGCCGCGCGGCCGCAGATCACCACCGTTCTCGGCTCCGTCCTCGACCAGAAGCTCATGGCGGACGTGGTTACGGGAAATGCGATTCAGACGATCTATCACGCCGCGGCCTACAAGCACGTCCCGATCGTTGAGACGAACCCGATCGTCGGACTCGACAACAATGTATTCGGCACCCGCATCGTCGCCGAGACAGCCCGCAAACACGGTGTCGAGCGCTTCGTCCTGATCTCCACGGACAAGGCCGTTCGTCCGGCGAACATCATGGGCGCGAGCAAGCGGCTGGCGGAGTTGGTATTGCAGGCCGAGGCTCTGGAAGAAGGGCAGACGGTCTTCACGGTGGTCCGCTTCGGGAACGTTCTGGACAGCTCGGGTTCCGTGGTGCCGCTGTTCCGCGAGCAGATCCGGACGGGAGGCCCTCTGACGGTCACGCACCCCGAGGTCACCCGGTACTTCATGTCCATCCCCGAAGCCGCCGAACTGGTGATTCAAGCGGGCGCGATGGCAGGTGGCGGTGAGGTATTCGTTTTGCAGATGGGCAGCCCCGTACGCATCGACGAGCTTGCACGCCTCATGGTGCGTCTTTCGAATCTGGAAGTGCGCGACGAGAAGAACCCCGGCGGCGACATCGAAATTCGTTACATCGGCTTGAGGGCCGGCGAGAAGCTTTACGAAGAACTTCTGATCGACGCGCATTCGCAAAGCACCGATCACCCGCTCATCTTCAAGGCGGATGAGCCTGTGCTGTCGGTGGAAGTGCTCGGTAGGGCGCTCGCGCAGCTCAAGCAGGCGATGGCCGATCGCGATATCGCAGCCATTCGCGGCGTACTCACGCGTACAGTCGAGGGCTATCGGGCCGAGCCAGAGAAGAGCGCGCATGTAGAGCTTGGGACGCAGCCGCAGGGGGCCGGCTGGACCGACCCCGCCCGCACACTTCACTGA
- a CDS encoding acetyltransferase, whose translation MTRLFGIYGASGYGREVLPLARAALGLTDSATDELVFVDDGPMPPHVNGHRVLGWNAFQAATATKKYACVAIANSAVREKLATRCVEAGVEFFSVRASNVVELDDVDFGAGAILSPFVTLTSNIRIGKHFHANIYSYVAHDCVIGDFVTFAPAVHCNGNVTIGDHAYIGTGAILRQGRPGAPLTIGAGAVVGMGAVVTKDVPPGATVVGNPARLFLKK comes from the coding sequence ATGACGAGACTGTTCGGAATCTATGGCGCGAGCGGGTATGGGCGCGAGGTGCTGCCTCTGGCGCGCGCCGCGCTGGGCTTGACGGACAGCGCCACGGACGAACTCGTCTTCGTCGACGACGGTCCGATGCCACCGCACGTCAATGGGCATAGGGTGCTGGGCTGGAATGCGTTCCAGGCTGCCACGGCAACGAAGAAATACGCATGTGTGGCCATCGCCAACTCCGCCGTCCGGGAAAAGTTGGCAACGCGATGTGTCGAGGCGGGTGTCGAATTCTTCTCGGTTCGCGCGAGCAACGTCGTCGAACTTGACGATGTCGATTTCGGCGCAGGCGCGATCCTGTCGCCGTTCGTGACATTGACGTCGAACATCAGGATCGGGAAGCATTTCCACGCCAACATCTACTCGTATGTCGCCCACGACTGCGTGATCGGTGATTTTGTGACCTTCGCTCCAGCCGTGCACTGCAACGGCAACGTGACGATCGGAGATCACGCGTACATCGGCACCGGCGCCATTCTCCGCCAAGGCCGCCCCGGTGCGCCGTTGACGATCGGAGCCGGGGCCGTGGTAGGCATGGGCGCCGTCGTCACGAAGGATGTGCCGCCGGGTGCGACCGTTGTGGGCAATCCGGCCCGTCTATTTCTGAAGAAGTGA
- a CDS encoding sugar transferase, whose translation MKRAFDIAISATALIVLLPVLAILALVVRWRLGNPVLFRQVRPGLHAKPFTMLKFRSMRDARDASGAPLPDHLRLTPFGRFLRSTSLDELPELWNVLVGEMSLVGPRPLLMEYVPLYSSEQARRHEVRPGVTGWAQVNGRNAISWQEKFALDVWYVDNRSFWLDLKIIAMTLGRVLKRSGISADGEATMPKFTGGQQE comes from the coding sequence ATGAAGCGTGCGTTCGACATCGCCATTTCGGCCACGGCGCTGATCGTGCTTCTCCCGGTGCTTGCCATTCTGGCGCTCGTTGTGCGATGGCGCCTCGGCAACCCTGTCCTGTTCCGGCAGGTACGCCCCGGGCTCCACGCCAAGCCGTTCACGATGCTGAAGTTCAGATCGATGCGGGATGCGAGAGACGCAAGCGGTGCGCCTCTGCCGGACCATTTGCGTCTCACTCCGTTCGGTCGTTTTTTGCGCTCGACGAGCCTCGATGAGCTGCCCGAGCTGTGGAACGTACTCGTCGGCGAGATGAGCCTCGTGGGCCCCCGTCCACTCCTCATGGAATATGTGCCGCTGTACTCGTCCGAGCAGGCGCGCCGACACGAGGTCCGGCCAGGTGTTACGGGCTGGGCCCAGGTCAACGGCCGCAACGCCATCTCGTGGCAGGAGAAATTCGCCCTCGATGTGTGGTATGTCGACAACCGCTCATTCTGGCTCGATCTCAAGATCATCGCGATGACACTAGGCAGAGTACTGAAACGCTCGGGAATCTCCGCGGACGGCGAAGCCACGATGCCGAAATTCACAGGTGGCCAGCAGGAATGA
- a CDS encoding glycosyltransferase family 4 protein: MRHVWILNHYAEEPRGTGGTRHFSLARHLPASGWRATIIAASTSHGSGRQRLDEGEASRAETIDGVDFLWLRARSYSGNGADRVLNMMDYTRAVLRQDNLRDLVPPDAVIGSSVHPLAAWAGRRLARHYRVPFLFEVRDLWPQTLIDMGRLAPRHPAAIALRMLERSLYASAARIIVLLPGARDYIEPLGIPADRVVWIPNGVDLEGHPPPADVPSSGPFTLMYLGAHGKANALDTLIAAMGIVGADPAGERIVLRLIGHGPEKEKLKASAERLGLKSVRFEPPVAKADIPVRASEADAFVISVKDIPGLYRFGISMNKIFDYLAAGRPTIIAADASNNPIAEAGAGFTVPPENPEALAAAILELASLPRARREEMALAGRAHVEANYAMDRLARRLAQALDASVGQP, encoded by the coding sequence ATGAGGCATGTCTGGATCCTCAACCACTACGCGGAAGAACCGCGCGGCACGGGCGGCACGCGGCATTTCTCGCTTGCGCGCCATCTGCCCGCATCCGGTTGGCGCGCCACCATCATCGCCGCCAGCACCAGTCATGGCAGCGGACGCCAGCGGCTCGATGAGGGTGAGGCGAGCCGCGCCGAGACGATCGATGGTGTGGACTTCCTCTGGCTGCGTGCGCGATCCTACTCGGGCAACGGCGCGGACCGCGTGCTGAATATGATGGACTACACCCGCGCCGTCTTGCGGCAGGATAATCTCCGCGATCTCGTTCCGCCTGATGCGGTCATCGGATCGAGCGTCCACCCCCTGGCCGCATGGGCCGGACGAAGGCTCGCGCGGCACTATCGCGTACCCTTTCTGTTCGAAGTGCGCGATCTCTGGCCGCAAACCTTGATCGACATGGGGCGCCTCGCGCCCCGGCACCCGGCTGCGATTGCGCTCCGGATGCTGGAGCGGTCCCTTTACGCGAGCGCCGCCAGGATCATCGTCCTCTTGCCTGGCGCGCGCGATTACATCGAGCCGCTGGGAATTCCGGCCGACCGGGTTGTCTGGATCCCGAACGGCGTCGATCTAGAGGGGCACCCGCCACCCGCCGACGTGCCGTCGTCCGGCCCGTTCACGCTGATGTATCTCGGCGCACACGGAAAGGCGAACGCGCTCGACACTCTCATCGCAGCGATGGGGATTGTCGGGGCCGATCCCGCAGGCGAACGCATTGTGCTCCGCCTCATCGGACACGGCCCGGAGAAAGAAAAGTTGAAGGCATCTGCCGAGCGCTTGGGCCTCAAGAGCGTGCGCTTCGAACCGCCTGTCGCGAAGGCCGACATCCCCGTACGTGCGTCGGAAGCCGATGCGTTCGTGATCTCGGTAAAAGATATTCCGGGCCTGTACCGCTTCGGGATCAGCATGAACAAGATCTTCGATTATTTGGCGGCCGGCCGTCCGACGATCATCGCGGCCGACGCGTCGAACAATCCCATCGCCGAAGCGGGCGCTGGCTTCACCGTTCCGCCCGAGAACCCTGAAGCGCTCGCGGCCGCCATCCTGGAGTTGGCATCGCTGCCGCGCGCGCGGCGCGAGGAGATGGCGCTCGCTGGGCGCGCGCACGTCGAGGCGAATTATGCCATGGATCGTCTTGCACGCCGATTGGCGCAAGCGTTGGACGCAAGCGTGGGGCAGCCATGA
- a CDS encoding DUF2793 domain-containing protein has protein sequence MDNTENLALPYIMPSQSQKHVTHNEALRALDAVVQLAVADKDLGTPPSSPDPGARYIVGAGPTGAWSGHASDVAAWQDGAWAFYRPIAGWLAWVHDESRLYLYSGGGWTEAPGGGGSGLVPKGAWSDAATYNAGDLVEHEGHVFLSNADGNIDHEPDATTPGSTAEWTYFSIVTGGGGGGGGDVNPVSLVGINDTADATNRLAVSSPASLFSHEGDDHRLKINKAAAGDTASVLFQTDFVGHAEFGLTGDNDWHVKVSADGTAWHEAIVVNRATGAVSLPNTAGGGGGGRELLTANRTYYVRTDGNDSNDGLSNSSGGAFLTIQKAIDVVGGLDTSIYDVTISIASGTYTTPIVLKNFVGAGLCTLACSSGTAVIGVTGSNAIRGTLITSRYRLGAGIRIQTTTSGSCIYLEKSALQLEGCEFGACASVHVVLDSAWCYVLASYTISGSAAQHILASTGSQFIYLGGLTVALTGTPAFNPFVSATIGSVVRAAGLTFSGSATGSRYSSTLNGAISSGGNPNYFPGNAAGSVATGGQYA, from the coding sequence GTGGACAACACCGAAAATCTCGCTCTCCCCTATATCATGCCGAGCCAGTCGCAGAAGCACGTCACCCACAACGAGGCGTTGCGGGCTCTCGACGCGGTCGTTCAGCTCGCTGTCGCAGACAAGGATCTCGGCACGCCCCCATCGAGCCCGGACCCCGGCGCGCGTTACATCGTAGGGGCTGGCCCAACGGGCGCGTGGTCCGGGCATGCGAGCGACGTTGCAGCCTGGCAGGACGGGGCGTGGGCCTTTTATCGGCCGATCGCCGGATGGCTGGCCTGGGTGCACGACGAAAGCCGCCTCTACCTTTATTCGGGGGGCGGATGGACCGAGGCGCCGGGCGGCGGCGGCTCGGGCCTCGTTCCAAAAGGCGCCTGGAGCGATGCGGCCACCTACAATGCCGGCGACCTCGTCGAGCACGAAGGTCACGTATTCCTGTCCAACGCGGACGGGAACATCGATCACGAACCGGACGCGACGACGCCGGGCTCGACGGCCGAATGGACGTATTTCTCCATCGTGACCGGCGGGGGTGGCGGAGGCGGTGGAGACGTCAATCCGGTATCGCTTGTCGGCATCAACGACACCGCCGATGCGACGAACCGGCTCGCCGTCTCAAGCCCGGCAAGTCTGTTCAGCCATGAAGGCGACGACCACCGCCTCAAGATCAACAAAGCGGCGGCGGGCGATACGGCAAGCGTGCTGTTTCAGACGGACTTCGTGGGGCACGCGGAGTTCGGCCTCACGGGCGACAACGACTGGCACGTGAAGGTGAGCGCCGATGGGACGGCCTGGCACGAAGCCATCGTCGTCAACCGTGCGACGGGCGCGGTCTCGCTGCCGAATACCGCGGGCGGCGGTGGCGGCGGCCGCGAGCTTTTGACCGCCAACCGCACCTACTACGTCCGCACAGACGGAAACGATTCGAACGACGGTCTCTCGAACTCGTCGGGTGGAGCGTTTCTGACAATACAAAAAGCCATCGATGTCGTCGGCGGCCTCGATACGTCGATCTACGACGTTACGATCAGCATCGCATCCGGCACATACACAACCCCAATCGTCCTAAAAAACTTCGTCGGCGCGGGTCTCTGCACGCTGGCTTGTTCCTCCGGGACAGCCGTTATCGGCGTCACCGGCTCCAATGCTATTAGAGGCACTCTCATTACGTCGAGATACCGTCTCGGGGCTGGGATTCGCATCCAGACCACAACGAGCGGAAGTTGCATTTACTTGGAGAAGTCCGCTCTTCAACTTGAGGGCTGCGAATTCGGCGCGTGCGCCTCGGTTCATGTCGTGCTCGACAGCGCGTGGTGCTATGTGCTCGCCAGCTATACGATCTCCGGCAGCGCGGCCCAGCACATTCTCGCTTCGACAGGGTCGCAGTTCATCTACCTCGGCGGCTTGACTGTCGCGCTCACCGGGACGCCGGCGTTCAATCCTTTTGTCAGTGCCACGATTGGGTCGGTGGTTCGGGCTGCGGGTCTGACATTCAGCGGGTCAGCCACGGGATCGCGCTATTCCTCGACGCTCAACGGTGCGATTAGCTCAGGGGGCAATCCCAACTACTTTCCAGGTAACGCGGCTGGCTCTGTTGCGACGGGGGGGCAATATGCCTAG
- a CDS encoding acyltransferase — protein sequence MAARLATCSDHENGSVGNAVPAGCPDFHTIRESTERMSKTPFVHESAYVDEGVELGEGTKVWHFSHILSGCRIGRNCSIGQNVMIGPNVPVGDNCKIQNNVSLYKGVELEEGVFCGPSSVFTNVINPRAEVERKDEFRVTRIRRGATIGANATIVCGNELGEYCLIAAGAVVTKSVPAFALMAGVPARRMGWVSRAGEILDETLICPRTGERYERVGEALRLAGGEN from the coding sequence TTGGCGGCTCGGCTGGCGACGTGCTCGGATCATGAAAATGGATCTGTCGGCAACGCGGTGCCAGCCGGATGTCCGGATTTCCACACGATACGAGAAAGTACCGAGCGCATGAGCAAGACACCTTTCGTGCACGAAAGTGCCTACGTCGACGAGGGCGTCGAACTCGGCGAGGGAACGAAGGTCTGGCATTTCAGCCACATCCTCTCGGGTTGCCGCATCGGCCGAAATTGCTCCATCGGACAAAACGTGATGATCGGCCCGAACGTGCCGGTCGGCGATAACTGTAAGATTCAGAACAATGTTTCCCTCTACAAAGGGGTGGAATTGGAAGAGGGCGTCTTTTGCGGCCCGTCCTCCGTTTTTACGAACGTGATCAACCCGCGCGCAGAGGTCGAGCGCAAGGATGAGTTTCGCGTCACCCGTATCCGTCGCGGCGCAACGATCGGGGCCAACGCGACCATCGTCTGTGGCAACGAATTGGGAGAGTATTGCCTGATCGCGGCAGGCGCCGTGGTGACGAAGTCCGTCCCTGCATTTGCGCTGATGGCAGGGGTCCCGGCACGCCGGATGGGTTGGGTCTCTCGTGCCGGCGAGATTCTCGACGAAACGCTGATCTGTCCGCGCACCGGCGAGCGTTACGAACGCGTCGGTGAAGCGCTCCGGCTGGCCGGAGGCGAAAACTAG
- a CDS encoding nucleotide sugar dehydrogenase, which translates to MDRVEGDIALIGLGYVGLPLAVEFGKTRRVLGFDINAGRVEELRKGVDRTLEVEPDELASAKHLSFTSDPADLKSCRFFIVTVPTPIDDANRPDLTPLIKASTTVGSVMPKGAIVIYESTVYPGATEEVCVPALAAASGYGFNEDFFCGYSPERINPADKQHKLPTIVKVTSGSTPEIADIVDALYASIITAGTHKASSIQVAEASKVIENTQRDLNIALMNELSVVFARCGIDTAEVLKAAGTKWNFLNFRPGLVGGHCIGVDPYYLTHKAEQKGYIPQVILAGRRINDNMGRYVARNTIKRMLKSGIDVPRSRVGVMGITFKENCPDIRNSKVVDLVRELKEHGADVLVEDPLADPAEVREEYGIELTKISPENPVDALVVAVGHDAYRKLTPEKLKASVRGAAPILADVKSLYDRHEFQALGFTVFRL; encoded by the coding sequence GTGGACAGAGTTGAAGGGGATATCGCGCTTATCGGGCTCGGCTATGTCGGCTTGCCACTTGCCGTGGAGTTCGGAAAGACGCGCCGCGTGCTCGGTTTCGACATCAACGCCGGACGCGTGGAGGAATTGCGCAAAGGCGTCGACCGCACGCTCGAAGTCGAGCCCGACGAGCTTGCCAGCGCGAAACACCTGAGCTTCACGAGCGATCCCGCAGATCTCAAGTCGTGCCGGTTTTTCATCGTGACGGTCCCGACCCCGATCGACGACGCGAACCGTCCGGATTTGACCCCCCTCATCAAGGCGTCCACGACCGTTGGCAGCGTGATGCCGAAGGGCGCGATCGTGATCTACGAGTCGACCGTCTATCCCGGCGCGACAGAGGAGGTCTGCGTTCCGGCGCTGGCGGCAGCATCCGGCTACGGTTTCAACGAAGACTTCTTCTGCGGATACAGCCCCGAGCGCATCAACCCGGCCGACAAGCAGCACAAGCTGCCGACGATCGTAAAAGTGACGAGCGGCTCGACACCGGAGATCGCCGACATCGTCGATGCGCTCTACGCTTCGATCATCACGGCCGGCACCCACAAGGCGAGCAGCATCCAGGTGGCCGAAGCCTCGAAGGTCATCGAGAACACGCAGCGCGACCTCAATATCGCACTCATGAACGAGTTGTCGGTCGTCTTCGCCCGGTGCGGGATCGACACCGCCGAGGTGCTGAAGGCTGCCGGCACGAAGTGGAACTTCCTCAACTTCCGTCCCGGCCTGGTCGGCGGACACTGCATCGGCGTCGATCCCTACTACTTGACGCACAAAGCCGAGCAGAAGGGCTACATCCCGCAGGTGATCCTGGCCGGGCGGCGGATCAACGACAACATGGGCCGCTATGTGGCCCGCAATACCATCAAGCGGATGCTGAAAAGCGGCATCGACGTGCCGCGCAGCCGCGTGGGCGTGATGGGCATTACGTTCAAAGAAAACTGCCCCGACATCCGCAATTCGAAGGTCGTCGACCTCGTGCGCGAACTCAAGGAGCACGGGGCTGACGTTCTCGTGGAGGATCCGTTGGCCGATCCCGCGGAGGTCCGTGAGGAATACGGGATCGAACTCACGAAGATCTCGCCCGAAAACCCCGTCGATGCGCTGGTCGTGGCCGTTGGCCATGACGCCTACCGCAAGCTGACGCCCGAAAAGCTCAAAGCGAGCGTGCGCGGCGCGGCCCCCATTCTCGCCGACGTAAAATCTCTTTACGACCGCCACGAATTCCAGGCTCTGGGGTTCACCGTTTTCAGGCTTTAG